The Methylobacterium durans nucleotide sequence TGCGTAGATCGAGCTCCCAGTCGCCCATCTCGGCAGCTTCGAGCGCCAGGGCGAGATTGTCGCGCGCCAGTTGCAGCTCCGCCCGCCGCGCCTCACGCTCCTGTGCCGCCGCCTCGGCCCGGGCGTAGAGGAAGTCGACCTCACGCAGATAGACCCCAAGCAGGATGAAGCCTGCGACGAGCGCCTCCAGCCGTCCCGCGAACCAGCCGACCGTGCCGCGCGCCGCCCCCGGCAGGGTGACCATGTTGTCGAACACGAGCAGGAGCAGCGAGACGGCCAGCCAAAGCTGCAGCACGGTGCGCAGGCGCGTGGTCCAGCACAGCACCGCGAGGGCGAGCACCGTCAGAGAGACGACGGCCGGACCGACGCCCGAGGTCGTCAGCAGCCAGTAGTCGTCGCCCTCCACGCTCTTCGGCAGGAGGTGGACGTAACGGGTGACCACCACCGCCGTGAGTGCGGCGGCCGCCACGGTCCCGGCGACCGCGAGCCAACCGAACCTGTTCACGAGCGACGGCGGCACCGAACGGCCGCGCCCATCGCCCTCCATGATGGCGTAGGGCAGCGCGAAAAGCGGGGGACCGACGTGCCAGAAGGTCCAGAGCCAGGTCGTGGTGTCGGGACCGGAGCCCAGAAGGCGTCCCGGCGCGAGGACGTTGGGGAACGACAGCATCTGCAGGAGCACGATCAGCGTCACGTAAAGGCTGCCGGTCCCGAGCACGAGCAGCGGCACCGAGCGGGTGCGTCGATACTGAGTGAGGAAGAGGTAGGTGGTCAGGCTGTAGACCACGATCAGGGCCGATTGGTAGACGGGCACGAAGCCCGGCATCGGCCACATGGGCCGGCTCGCGAACGGAAGGAGCGCGAGCGTGACCGCGCCGAAGGCGAGGCTGATGAAGGCGGCGAGCCGGCGTTGCGTGCGACCGGCCCGCGCCGTCGCGAGGGTTTCGAGCGTCGGCGGCGTGCTCACGCTCATCATGTGCTCCGTGACGAAGCGCGATGGCTGACCGTGCCGGTAAGTCGCTCGCGAGGCGCAGGGATACCATGCCAAACCGCCCGCGTCGCCGTCTCCCAATCCGACTGCGCTTCTATGAACCATCCGTGTGGTGGGCCGCTCCGCTTCAAGGCAACCCGTTGCGGTTCGGACGGCCTCGCGAGGGCTCTCCCGGAGGCCCAGACAACGGAAGCCGAACGGAGACGCGCAACCCGTCGGGTGCGAAGCCGACGTCGACCTGCGCGCCCGTTTGCGCCGCCAGGACCTTATTCAGCAGGCGCGAGCCGAAGCCCTCGCGCGTCGGGTGCCCGACCGGGGGCCGTCGAACTCGGCCCAGTCCCAGTGCAGGCTGCGCTCAACCGGCCCGTCCTCGATCCGCCACATAACCCGCAGCTTGCCGTCCGGATCGGCAAGCGAGCCGTGCCGAAGGGCGTTGGTGGTCAACTCGTGCAGGGTCATGCCGACCGGGACCGCGAGCTCGGACGGCAGCACCACTCGCGGCCCCTCCAGCGTCAGGCGGCCGCGCTCGTCGTAGGGCCCGAGCTCGGCCCGCAGCAGCCCCTCGAACGAAGCCGCCTGGGCGAGGTCCTCGGTAATCAGAGCGTGCGTGCGGGCCAGCGATGCGATGCGGCCGGACAGGGCCCGAGTGAACTCCGCGACTGAGAGGGACGAGCGCACGGTGGCGTTCATGACCGCCTGCACCGTGGCGAGCGTGTTCTTCACCCGATGGTGCAGCTCGCGCACCATCATAGCCTGGCGGTCTTCGCCGGCACGCCGCTCGGTCACGTCGCGCTGCGCCGAGACCCAGTGGCTGATGCATCCGTCCGCCTCGCGCACTGGGGTGATCAGCCACTCGACCACGTAGGTGGAGCCGTCCTTGCGGTAGTTGAGCGCCTCGCCCTGGGCCGCGTCGCCCGCTTCGAGGGAAGCGCGCAAGGCATCGAGCACGGCGCGATCCGTACCTGGTCCCTGCAGGAAGCGGGGGGACCGACCCACCACCTCCTCGGCCGCGTAGCCGGTCATGCGAGTGAAGGCGGGGTTGACGTACTCGATGCGCGGACCCGGCTCATCGAGCTCGGCGGAGGTGATCAGGATGGCCTCGCCGGACGCCTCGACTGCCGCCTGCAGGAGCCGGAGGTCGATGGCCGGCGGGCCGGAGATGTCTCGATACACGAAGCTACGCGCCTCCGAATCATGCCGCCTTTTGCGCGGCTGGGCCGTCCAGGCTCGCTCCAGGCCCGCGCGGAGGTGCTAGTCCCCCAACCTGTGTCCGAAGCGGAGGTTGCCGGCCGGGGCGGCATGTCGCGCGTTCCGCGCCTCGGGGGCGGAACGCGTGGCGGATGTCCCCTCTTTTAGGCATTTCTGGAGTAGCAGCCTGAGGCCGTCTCAGGTCAGGAACCGATGGTACGGGAGCGCGGCGACATGGTGCTCCGGTACGGCCGGCTCTCCGCCGGGCAGCTGAACCAATGTCAGTTCTCGAGAGCCAAGCGGCCATACTGGCGGCTTTCAGCAAAAGTCCGACAGTGGCGCCTCTGAGACCTGTGATCCGACCGGTTCCGATGTCCGCATTGGAGACGGCGGCGAAGGCCGTGGTATGGCAATAACGGGCGCAAAGCGGAAGGTCTGCTTGCCGGCCGTGGGCTGCCGCCCGCTCGTGACACAGAGTGGAAGAAAATCTCACACTGCTGACGAGTGTACGAACAGCAAAGCTTCAGGGCCTCCCCAGCAAACCCCGCCACAGCCTTCCGAGCACGCCGGGCTTCGCGTTCTTGGTTCCTCGCGGCGGATCGGCGGCGGGTGCCTGGTCCAGGCGTCGGGCTCCGCCACGCCTGTAGCTCGAAGCAGTGCGCTCAGCAGGGCTGGAGAAGTGTCGTTCTACCGGGCTCGCCGGCTGCTTGCGGTGATGCTTGTCACTGGCTGGATCGAAGTAGGGCTGCGCCCACGCCGCGACCTCGCGCTCCTCCGCAAAGGCACGCAGTTCCTCCGCGCGCAGGCGCCAGCGGCGCTCCTGCGTCTCGGGGTTCCACACGCGCCCATGTGCCGACACAGACAGAACCGCGCCCACTTCGATGCTGAAGGTCCGCGAGGCACCGGGCTTGAGAACAGACAGGACCGTGAAGCCGTCCGATCGACGCTCCGTTACGCCCTGATAGGCAACCTCGTGGATCGTCACGATGCGCCCTGCTTCGCCGCGGCCGAGCGTGCGATAGGTCACCGCATCGAGGATGATGTGGGGCCCTGTGTAGGTCACGACTGCTACCCTGCGGAGATTGCAGGTCGATCACGGACCCGCGCACGTTAGCTCGGGAGAAGCTACCTCATCCGGCTTGTCTCTGCGGAGCCACCGCCATGTCTCATCCACTCATTGATCTCGCCTCGGATGTGCAGGCGGCCCTCGCCTCCCGCGTTCCCGTCGTGGCGC carries:
- a CDS encoding HWE histidine kinase domain-containing protein encodes the protein MYRDISGPPAIDLRLLQAAVEASGEAILITSAELDEPGPRIEYVNPAFTRMTGYAAEEVVGRSPRFLQGPGTDRAVLDALRASLEAGDAAQGEALNYRKDGSTYVVEWLITPVREADGCISHWVSAQRDVTERRAGEDRQAMMVRELHHRVKNTLATVQAVMNATVRSSLSVAEFTRALSGRIASLARTHALITEDLAQAASFEGLLRAELGPYDERGRLTLEGPRVVLPSELAVPVGMTLHELTTNALRHGSLADPDGKLRVMWRIEDGPVERSLHWDWAEFDGPRSGTRRARASARAC